In one window of Pseudomonas sp. IAC-BECa141 DNA:
- the carB gene encoding carbamoyl-phosphate synthase large subunit yields MPKRTDIKSILILGAGPIVIGQACEFDYSGAQACKALREEGYRVILVNSNPATIMTDPDMADATYIEPIKWQTVAKIIEKERPDAVLPTMGGQTALNCALDLEREGVLEKFGVEMIGANADTIDKAEDRSRFDKAMKAIGLECPRSGIAHSMEEANAVLERLGFPCIIRPSFTMGGTGGGIAYNREEFEEICARGLDLSPTKELLIDESLIGWKEYEMEVVRDKKDNCIIVCSIENFDPMGVHTGDSITVAPAQTLTDKEYQILRNASLAVLREIGVETGGSNVQFGICPDTGRMVVIEMNPRVSRSSALASKATGFPIAKVAAKLAVGYTLDELSNDITGGKTPASFEPSIDYVVTKMPRFAFEKFSNADARLTTQMKSVGEVMAIGRTFQESLQKALRGLEVGVCGLDEKVDLSNPESMSVLKRELTVPGAERIWYVADAFRAGMTVEEIFGMNMIDPWFLVQIEDLIKDEEKVKTLGLSAIDRDLMFKLKRKGFSDQRLAKLLGVTEKNLRTHRHKLEVFPVYKRVDTCAAEFATDTAYLYSTYEEECEAAPSGRDKIIILGGGPNRIGQGIEFDYCCVHAALALRDDGYETIMVNCNPETVSTDYDTSDRLYFEPVTLEDVLEICRVEKPKGVIVQYGGQTPLKLARALEAAGVPIIGTSPDAIDRAEDRERFQQMVERLNLRQPPNATVRSEDEAVRAAAKIGYPLVVRPSYVLGGRAMEIVYKEEELKRYLRDAVQVSNDSPVLLDHFLNCAIEMDVDAVCDGKDVVIGAIMQHIEQAGVHSGDSACSLPPYSLPAHIQDEMREQVKKMALELGVVGLMNVQLALQGEDIYVIEVNPRASRTVPFVSKCIGVSLAMIAARVMAGKTLKEIGFTKEIIPNFYSVKEAVFPFAKFPGVDPILGPEMKSTGEVMGVGDTFGEAFAKAQMGASEVLPTGGTAFISVRDDDKPLVAGVARDLINLGFEVVATAGTAKLIEAAGLKVRRVNKVTEGRPHVVDMIKNDEVTLIINTTEGRQSIADSYSIRRNALQHKIYCTTTIAAGEAICEALKFGPEKTVRRLQDLHAGLKA; encoded by the coding sequence ATGCCAAAACGTACAGACATTAAAAGCATCCTGATTCTCGGCGCTGGCCCGATCGTTATCGGCCAGGCCTGCGAATTCGACTACTCCGGCGCCCAGGCTTGCAAAGCCCTGCGCGAAGAGGGTTACCGCGTCATCCTGGTGAACTCCAACCCGGCCACCATCATGACCGATCCGGACATGGCCGACGCCACCTACATCGAGCCGATCAAATGGCAGACCGTTGCCAAGATCATCGAAAAAGAGCGTCCGGATGCCGTGTTGCCAACCATGGGCGGCCAGACTGCTCTGAACTGCGCCCTGGATCTGGAGCGCGAAGGCGTTCTGGAGAAGTTCGGCGTAGAGATGATCGGGGCCAACGCCGACACCATCGACAAGGCTGAAGACCGTTCGCGTTTCGATAAGGCGATGAAAGCCATCGGCCTGGAATGCCCGCGTTCCGGTATCGCCCACAGCATGGAAGAAGCCAACGCAGTACTCGAGCGCCTGGGCTTCCCGTGCATCATCCGTCCGTCCTTTACCATGGGCGGCACCGGTGGCGGTATCGCTTACAACCGTGAAGAGTTCGAAGAAATCTGCGCCCGCGGTCTGGACCTGTCGCCGACCAAGGAGCTGCTGATCGACGAATCGCTGATCGGCTGGAAAGAGTATGAAATGGAAGTTGTCCGCGACAAGAAGGACAACTGCATCATCGTCTGCTCGATCGAAAACTTCGACCCGATGGGCGTGCACACTGGTGACTCGATCACTGTTGCCCCGGCCCAGACCCTGACCGACAAGGAATATCAGATCCTGCGTAACGCCTCGCTGGCGGTGCTGCGCGAGATCGGCGTCGAGACCGGCGGTTCCAACGTTCAGTTCGGTATCTGCCCGGACACCGGCCGCATGGTCGTGATCGAAATGAACCCGCGTGTATCGCGCTCTTCGGCCCTGGCTTCGAAAGCCACCGGTTTCCCGATCGCCAAGGTTGCGGCCAAACTGGCAGTCGGCTACACCCTCGACGAGCTGTCGAACGACATCACCGGCGGCAAGACCCCGGCGTCGTTCGAACCGTCCATCGACTACGTCGTCACCAAGATGCCGCGCTTCGCTTTCGAGAAGTTCTCCAACGCTGACGCGCGTCTGACCACTCAAATGAAGTCCGTAGGCGAAGTCATGGCCATCGGCCGTACCTTCCAGGAATCCCTGCAGAAAGCCCTGCGCGGTCTGGAAGTGGGTGTTTGCGGTCTGGACGAGAAAGTCGACCTGAGCAACCCGGAAAGCATGAGCGTGCTCAAGCGCGAACTGACCGTGCCTGGCGCCGAGCGTATCTGGTACGTGGCGGACGCCTTCCGCGCCGGCATGACCGTCGAAGAAATCTTCGGCATGAACATGATCGATCCGTGGTTCCTGGTACAGATCGAAGATCTGATCAAGGACGAAGAGAAGGTCAAGACCCTTGGTCTGTCCGCTATCGACCGCGACCTGATGTTCAAGCTCAAGCGCAAAGGTTTCTCCGACCAGCGTCTGGCCAAGCTGTTGGGCGTCACCGAGAAGAACCTGCGTACTCACCGCCACAAGCTGGAAGTGTTCCCGGTCTACAAGCGCGTCGACACCTGCGCGGCCGAGTTCGCCACCGACACCGCCTACCTGTACTCGACCTACGAGGAAGAGTGCGAAGCCGCGCCGTCCGGTCGCGACAAGATTATCATCCTTGGCGGTGGCCCGAACCGTATCGGTCAGGGCATCGAGTTCGACTACTGCTGCGTACACGCGGCACTGGCGCTGCGCGATGACGGTTACGAGACCATCATGGTCAACTGCAACCCGGAAACCGTTTCCACTGACTACGACACTTCCGATCGTCTGTACTTCGAACCGGTCACTCTGGAAGACGTGCTGGAAATCTGCCGCGTCGAGAAGCCGAAAGGCGTGATCGTCCAGTACGGCGGCCAGACGCCTCTGAAACTGGCTCGCGCCCTGGAAGCGGCCGGCGTGCCGATCATCGGCACCAGCCCTGACGCCATCGACCGTGCCGAAGACCGTGAGCGCTTCCAGCAAATGGTCGAGCGTCTGAACCTGCGTCAGCCGCCAAACGCCACCGTGCGCAGCGAAGACGAAGCTGTTCGTGCTGCTGCGAAAATCGGTTACCCGCTGGTGGTGCGTCCGTCCTATGTGCTGGGCGGCCGGGCGATGGAAATCGTCTACAAGGAAGAAGAACTCAAGCGTTACCTGCGTGACGCGGTGCAAGTGTCGAACGACAGCCCGGTGCTGCTCGACCACTTCCTCAACTGCGCCATCGAGATGGACGTGGATGCGGTCTGCGACGGCAAGGACGTAGTGATCGGCGCGATCATGCAGCACATCGAACAGGCCGGCGTTCACTCCGGTGACTCGGCGTGCTCGCTGCCGCCGTACTCGCTGCCGGCGCACATCCAGGACGAGATGCGCGAACAGGTCAAGAAAATGGCCCTGGAACTGGGCGTGGTCGGCCTGATGAACGTTCAGTTGGCGCTGCAGGGTGAAGACATCTACGTCATCGAAGTCAACCCGCGTGCTTCTCGTACCGTACCGTTCGTGTCGAAGTGCATCGGTGTTTCCCTGGCGATGATCGCGGCTCGCGTGATGGCTGGTAAAACCCTGAAGGAAATCGGTTTCACCAAGGAAATCATTCCGAACTTCTACAGTGTGAAAGAGGCGGTGTTCCCGTTCGCCAAGTTCCCTGGCGTTGACCCGATCCTCGGCCCTGAGATGAAATCCACCGGTGAAGTGATGGGTGTCGGTGACACCTTCGGCGAAGCCTTTGCCAAAGCCCAGATGGGTGCCAGCGAAGTGCTGCCGACCGGCGGTACCGCATTCATCAGCGTGCGCGACGATGACAAGCCACTGGTTGCAGGCGTGGCCCGTGATCTGATCAACTTGGGCTTCGAAGTCGTAGCCACTGCCGGCACTGCCAAGCTGATCGAAGCCGCAGGTCTGAAAGTGCGTCGCGTGAACAAGGTGACCGAGGGTCGTCCACACGTGGTCGACATGATCAAGAATGACGAAGTCACCCTGATCATCAACACCACCGAAGGGCGTCAGTCGATCGCCGATTCCTATTCCATTCGTCGTAACGCCTTGCAGCACAAAATCTACTGCACCACCACCATTGCTGCTGGCGAAGCTATCTGTGAAGCGCTGAAGTTCGGTCCTGAGAAGACCGTACGCCGCTTGCAGGATCTACACGCAGGATTGAAGGCATGA
- the greA gene encoding transcription elongation factor GreA — MNKYPMTVQGSKALEEEHAHLTKVVRPKLSQDIGTARELGDLKENAEYHAAREQQGMVEARIRDIEGRLQNAVIIDVTTIPHTGKVIFGTTVEIANVETDESVTYQIVGEDEADIKLGKISVGSPIARALIAKEEGDTVVVKTPGGDIEYEIVEVRHI; from the coding sequence ATGAATAAATACCCAATGACCGTCCAGGGCTCCAAAGCCCTGGAAGAAGAGCATGCTCACCTGACCAAGGTCGTTCGTCCGAAGCTCAGCCAGGACATCGGTACGGCCCGCGAGTTGGGTGACTTGAAAGAAAACGCTGAATACCATGCCGCGCGCGAACAGCAAGGCATGGTCGAGGCGCGGATCCGTGACATCGAAGGCCGCCTGCAGAACGCGGTGATCATCGACGTGACGACCATTCCGCACACCGGCAAAGTGATTTTCGGCACCACCGTCGAAATCGCCAACGTCGAAACTGATGAAAGCGTCACTTACCAGATCGTGGGTGAGGATGAAGCGGACATCAAACTCGGCAAGATTTCCGTCGGCTCTCCGATCGCTCGCGCCTTGATTGCCAAGGAAGAGGGCGACACGGTCGTCGTGAAAACGCCGGGCGGCGATATCGAGTACGAGATTGTCGAAGTCCGTCACATCTGA
- a CDS encoding MFS transporter yields the protein MLWQLAQMLWVGGLWLVHLGLRPVLGQIGLAPLLIDEVATTFEVAVVGFAVACLIFQALVLVQAEGLASLWRDFRGQVLLMALYACAMFVAVRVGWPDAQRWQEFSFLVLGFSGLVLVLQPVPGWSGRVREAHP from the coding sequence ATGCTCTGGCAACTGGCCCAGATGTTGTGGGTTGGTGGCTTGTGGCTGGTTCATCTCGGTCTGCGACCGGTGCTGGGTCAAATCGGCCTGGCACCGCTGTTGATCGATGAAGTTGCAACTACGTTTGAAGTGGCGGTGGTGGGTTTCGCCGTTGCGTGCTTGATATTTCAGGCTTTGGTGCTGGTACAGGCCGAAGGCCTTGCCAGTCTATGGCGGGATTTTCGCGGACAGGTGTTGCTGATGGCGTTGTATGCGTGTGCGATGTTTGTCGCAGTGCGTGTCGGCTGGCCGGATGCGCAGCGCTGGCAGGAGTTCAGCTTTCTTGTACTGGGTTTCTCCGGGTTGGTGCTGGTTTTGCAGCCGGTGCCGGGATGGAGTGGCAGGGTGCGCGAAGCACACCCTTGA
- a CDS encoding YhbY family RNA-binding protein yields MPLTPEQKKQYKSIGHHLKPVLTVADNGLTEGVLAELERALADHELIKIKLNILDREARLASIAELCKVGKADLVQVIGKMALIYRKNFSVNKQLSNVHRFK; encoded by the coding sequence ATGCCGCTCACTCCCGAGCAGAAGAAACAGTACAAATCCATTGGCCACCACCTGAAACCAGTTCTGACTGTGGCTGACAACGGTTTGACTGAGGGTGTTTTAGCCGAACTCGAACGCGCATTGGCGGATCACGAGCTGATCAAGATCAAGCTCAACATCCTCGATCGTGAGGCGCGCCTGGCGTCCATTGCAGAGCTGTGCAAGGTCGGCAAGGCCGATCTGGTTCAAGTCATCGGCAAGATGGCACTGATTTACCGCAAGAACTTCAGCGTCAACAAGCAGCTGTCGAACGTCCATCGCTTCAAGTGA
- the rlmE gene encoding 23S rRNA (uridine(2552)-2'-O)-methyltransferase RlmE — protein MARSKTSLGWLKRHVNDPYVKQAQKDGYRSRASYKLLEVQEKYKLIRPGMSVVDLGAAPGGWSQVTSRLIGGQGRLIASDILEMDSIPDVTFIQGDFTQDEVLAQILEAVGNSQVDLVISDMAPNMSGTPAVDMPKAMFLCELALDLAERILKPGGNFLIKIFQGEGFDTYLKDARRKFDKVQMIKPDSSRDSSREQYMLAWGYRGHSE, from the coding sequence ATGGCGCGTTCCAAGACAAGCCTTGGTTGGCTGAAAAGACATGTCAATGACCCCTATGTGAAGCAGGCGCAGAAGGACGGTTACCGTTCGCGTGCGAGTTACAAGCTTCTGGAGGTCCAGGAAAAATACAAACTGATCCGGCCCGGCATGAGCGTTGTCGACCTGGGCGCCGCGCCCGGCGGCTGGTCGCAGGTCACCAGTCGGTTGATCGGTGGTCAGGGGCGTCTGATCGCTTCGGACATCCTGGAAATGGACAGCATTCCGGATGTGACCTTCATTCAGGGGGATTTCACTCAGGATGAAGTCCTTGCTCAAATCCTTGAGGCGGTGGGTAATTCACAGGTGGACCTTGTGATTTCCGATATGGCCCCCAATATGAGTGGTACGCCCGCCGTAGATATGCCGAAAGCCATGTTTCTTTGCGAACTGGCGCTTGACCTGGCGGAGCGGATTCTCAAGCCGGGCGGTAATTTCCTGATCAAGATTTTTCAGGGCGAAGGGTTCGATACTTATCTGAAGGACGCTCGTCGGAAATTCGACAAGGTCCAGATGATTAAACCGGACTCTTCCCGCGACAGTTCCCGCGAGCAATATATGCTGGCTTGGGGCTATCGCGGTCACAGTGAGTAA
- the ftsH gene encoding ATP-dependent zinc metalloprotease FtsH, whose product MAKNLILWLIIAAVLVTVMNNFSSPNEPQTLNYSDFIQQVKDGKVERVAVDGYVITGKRNDGDSFKTIRPAIQDNGLIGDLVDNHVVVEGKQPEQQSIWTQLLVASFPILVIIAVFMFFMRQMQGGAGGKGGPMSFGKSKARLLSEDQVKTTLADVAGCDEAKEEVGELVEFLRDPGKFQRLGGRIPRGVLMVGPPGTGKTLLAKAIAGEAKVPFFTISGSDFVEMFVGVGASRVRDMFEQAKKHAPCIIFIDEIDAVGRHRGAGMGGGHDEREQTLNQLLVEMDGFEMNDGIIVIAATNRPDVLDPALLRPGRFDRQVVVGLPDIRGREQILKVHMRKVPMGDDVAPAVIARGTPGFSGADLANLVNEASLFAARAGKRIVEMKEFELAKDKIMMGAERKSMVMSEKEKQNTAYHEAGHAIVGRVVPEHDPVYKVSIIPRGRALGVTMFLPEEDRYSLSKRALISQICSLYGGRIAEEMTLGFDGVTTGASNDIMRASQIARNMVTKWGLSEKLGPLMYAEEEGEVFLGRGGGGQNASFSGETAKLIDSEVRSIIDQCYGTAKQILTDNRDKLDAMADALMKYETIDAEQIDDIMAGRTPREPRDWSGGTGTGTPPVIQGERPETPIGGPAADV is encoded by the coding sequence ATGGCAAAGAATCTGATCCTGTGGTTGATCATCGCGGCTGTCCTGGTGACGGTGATGAACAACTTCTCCAGCCCTAACGAGCCGCAGACCCTCAACTATTCCGACTTCATCCAGCAGGTCAAGGATGGCAAGGTCGAGCGCGTGGCCGTCGACGGCTACGTGATTACCGGCAAACGCAACGATGGCGATAGCTTCAAGACCATTCGTCCGGCAATCCAGGACAATGGCCTGATCGGCGATCTCGTCGACAACCACGTTGTGGTCGAAGGCAAGCAGCCTGAGCAGCAAAGTATCTGGACCCAGCTCCTGGTAGCCAGCTTCCCGATCCTGGTGATCATCGCGGTGTTCATGTTCTTCATGCGCCAGATGCAGGGCGGCGCGGGCGGCAAGGGCGGGCCGATGAGCTTTGGAAAGAGCAAGGCGCGTCTGCTGTCCGAAGATCAGGTGAAAACCACTCTGGCTGACGTTGCCGGTTGCGACGAAGCGAAGGAAGAAGTTGGTGAGCTGGTTGAATTCCTTCGTGATCCGGGCAAGTTCCAGCGCCTGGGCGGCCGCATTCCTCGTGGAGTGCTGATGGTCGGTCCTCCGGGTACCGGTAAAACCTTGCTGGCCAAGGCGATTGCCGGCGAAGCCAAAGTGCCGTTCTTTACCATTTCCGGTTCCGACTTCGTCGAAATGTTCGTCGGTGTTGGCGCCAGCCGTGTTCGTGACATGTTCGAACAGGCCAAGAAACACGCTCCGTGCATTATCTTCATCGACGAGATCGACGCCGTTGGTCGCCATCGTGGCGCCGGCATGGGCGGCGGTCACGATGAGCGCGAGCAGACTCTCAACCAGTTGCTGGTGGAGATGGATGGCTTCGAAATGAATGACGGCATTATCGTCATCGCTGCGACCAACCGTCCTGACGTGCTCGACCCTGCATTGCTGCGTCCTGGTCGTTTCGACCGTCAAGTTGTGGTCGGTCTGCCGGACATACGTGGTCGTGAGCAGATCCTCAAGGTTCACATGCGTAAAGTGCCAATGGGTGACGATGTCGCTCCGGCCGTTATTGCGCGTGGTACTCCGGGCTTCTCCGGTGCCGATCTGGCGAATCTGGTCAACGAGGCTTCGCTGTTTGCTGCTCGTGCCGGCAAGCGCATCGTCGAGATGAAAGAGTTCGAACTGGCCAAAGACAAAATCATGATGGGCGCCGAGCGCAAATCCATGGTCATGTCCGAGAAGGAAAAGCAGAACACTGCTTATCACGAGGCAGGCCATGCCATTGTTGGTCGTGTCGTGCCCGAGCATGATCCGGTCTACAAGGTATCGATCATCCCGCGCGGTCGTGCGCTGGGTGTGACCATGTTCCTGCCGGAAGAAGATCGTTACAGCCTGTCCAAGCGTGCGCTGATCAGTCAGATCTGCTCGTTGTACGGCGGCCGAATTGCCGAAGAAATGACTTTGGGCTTCGATGGTGTGACCACGGGTGCTTCCAACGACATCATGCGCGCGAGTCAGATTGCGCGGAACATGGTGACCAAATGGGGTCTGTCGGAAAAGCTCGGTCCGTTGATGTATGCCGAAGAAGAGGGTGAAGTATTCCTCGGTCGCGGTGGTGGCGGTCAGAATGCCAGCTTCTCCGGTGAGACAGCCAAGCTGATCGACTCCGAAGTGCGCAGCATCATCGACCAGTGCTACGGCACGGCCAAGCAAATTCTCACGGACAACCGCGACAAGCTCGATGCCATGGCGGATGCCCTGATGAAGTACGAAACGATCGATGCCGAACAGATCGACGACATCATGGCCGGACGTACACCTCGCGAGCCTCGCGACTGGTCGGGCGGCACCGGAACTGGCACGCCTCCTGTCATTCAGGGTGAGCGTCCGGAAACACCGATTGGCGGTCCTGCTGCCGACGTTTAA
- the folP gene encoding dihydropteroate synthase, which yields MTSVQSLTRLPCGNRVLDLARTHVMGILNVTPDSFSDGGRYSQLDAALRHAEAMVAAGATLIDVGGESTRPGARAVSPLEELERVAPVVELINRELDVVISVDTSTPAVMRETARLGAGLINDVRSLRRDGALDAAAATGLPVCLMHMLGEPGDMQDDPRYQDVTREVGEFLAERMVQCERAGIPAERIILDPGFGFAKTLQHNLSLFRHMEALHALRRPLLVGVSRKSMIGHALNRPVGERLYGGLALAALASVKGARILRVHDVAETVDVVRMLAAVESAE from the coding sequence ATGACTTCTGTACAGTCCCTGACCCGGTTGCCTTGCGGCAACCGGGTTCTTGATTTGGCCCGGACTCATGTCATGGGCATTCTCAATGTCACTCCCGATTCCTTTTCCGACGGTGGCCGATACAGCCAGCTCGACGCGGCCTTGCGTCATGCCGAAGCCATGGTTGCGGCGGGTGCGACGCTGATCGATGTGGGCGGCGAGTCGACCCGGCCAGGCGCGCGGGCGGTTTCTCCCTTGGAGGAGCTGGAGCGTGTCGCGCCCGTTGTCGAGCTGATCAATCGCGAACTGGATGTGGTCATATCCGTCGATACATCTACTCCGGCGGTCATGCGCGAAACGGCTCGCTTGGGTGCTGGCTTGATCAACGACGTTCGTTCGCTACGGCGCGATGGCGCACTTGATGCGGCGGCCGCCACGGGATTGCCCGTGTGCCTGATGCATATGCTCGGCGAGCCTGGTGATATGCAGGACGATCCGCGTTATCAGGATGTCACCCGTGAGGTAGGTGAGTTTCTTGCTGAGCGCATGGTTCAGTGTGAGAGGGCAGGAATTCCCGCCGAGCGGATCATTCTCGATCCGGGCTTCGGCTTCGCCAAAACCCTGCAGCACAATCTAAGCTTGTTCAGGCATATGGAGGCCCTGCATGCGCTGAGGCGGCCTCTGTTGGTGGGTGTTTCACGCAAAAGCATGATCGGTCATGCATTGAATCGCCCTGTGGGTGAGCGTCTTTACGGTGGTCTGGCTTTGGCCGCACTGGCATCAGTGAAAGGTGCGCGTATATTGCGCGTCCATGATGTGGCGGAAACGGTGGACGTGGTGCGAATGCTCGCGGCCGTGGAATCAGCCGAATAA
- the glmM gene encoding phosphoglucosamine mutase has translation MSKKYFGTDGIRGRVGEYPITPDFMLKLGWAAGMAFRKMGACKVLVGKDTRISGYMFESALEAGLTSAGADVMLLGPMPTPAIAYLSRTFQAEAGIVISASHNPHDDNGIKFFSGKGTKLPDELELMIEELLDTPMTVVESSKIGKVSRINDASGRYIEFCKSSVPTGTSFSGLKIVIDCAHGATYKVAPSVFRELGAEVVVLSAQPNGLNINDNCGSTHMGQLQAAVLSEHADLGIAFDGDGDRVLMVDHTGAIVDGDELLYIIARDLHERDKLQGGVVGTLMSNLGLELALADLGIPFVRANVGDRYVIAELLERNWLVGGENSGHVVCFNHTTTGDAIIAALQVLMALKTRNEGLAQTRQALRKCPQVLINVRFGGGESPLEHPAVKEASARVTQAMAGRGRVLLRKSGTEPLVRVMVEGEDETQVRGYAEELAKLVTEVSA, from the coding sequence ATGAGCAAGAAATACTTTGGTACTGACGGTATTCGTGGTCGTGTCGGGGAATACCCGATCACTCCTGACTTCATGCTCAAGCTCGGCTGGGCTGCCGGTATGGCATTTCGCAAGATGGGTGCCTGCAAGGTGCTGGTCGGCAAGGACACGCGGATTTCCGGCTACATGTTTGAATCGGCCCTTGAGGCTGGCCTGACATCTGCGGGCGCCGATGTCATGCTCCTCGGCCCGATGCCGACTCCGGCCATCGCCTATTTGTCGCGTACATTCCAGGCTGAGGCCGGGATCGTGATCAGTGCATCGCACAATCCGCATGACGATAACGGCATCAAGTTCTTCTCCGGCAAGGGCACCAAGCTGCCCGATGAGCTGGAGTTGATGATTGAAGAGTTGCTCGATACACCAATGACCGTTGTCGAGTCGAGCAAGATCGGCAAGGTGTCGCGAATCAATGATGCGTCCGGCCGCTATATCGAATTCTGCAAGAGCTCCGTGCCGACTGGTACCAGTTTTTCCGGGCTGAAGATCGTCATCGACTGCGCACACGGTGCTACCTATAAAGTGGCGCCGAGTGTTTTTCGTGAGCTGGGCGCCGAGGTCGTCGTTTTGTCGGCGCAGCCTAACGGCCTGAACATCAATGACAACTGCGGCTCCACGCATATGGGGCAATTGCAGGCGGCGGTGTTGTCCGAACATGCGGATCTGGGTATCGCCTTCGATGGCGATGGTGACCGGGTGCTGATGGTCGACCACACGGGTGCGATTGTTGATGGTGACGAACTGTTGTACATCATTGCGCGCGATCTTCATGAGCGCGACAAGTTGCAAGGCGGTGTAGTCGGTACCTTGATGAGTAACCTTGGACTTGAGCTCGCGCTCGCGGATTTGGGTATTCCTTTTGTGCGCGCCAATGTCGGTGACCGCTATGTGATCGCCGAACTGCTGGAGCGTAACTGGCTGGTGGGTGGAGAAAACTCGGGGCATGTCGTGTGCTTCAATCACACCACCACAGGTGATGCGATCATCGCGGCCTTGCAAGTGCTGATGGCGCTGAAGACGCGTAACGAGGGGCTTGCTCAAACTCGCCAGGCATTGCGCAAATGTCCGCAGGTGCTGATCAACGTGCGTTTCGGTGGGGGCGAAAGCCCGTTGGAGCACCCGGCTGTCAAGGAAGCGAGTGCGCGCGTGACCCAGGCGATGGCGGGTCGTGGTCGCGTGCTTTTGCGCAAGTCCGGAACAGAGCCTCTGGTGCGGGTGATGGTCGAAGGCGAGGACGAAACTCAGGTTCGTGGCTATGCCGAAGAGCTGGCAAAACTGGTAACTGAAGTTTCTGCCTGA
- the tpiA gene encoding triose-phosphate isomerase, producing the protein MRRPMVAGNWKMHGTRASVAELINGLRHLALPSGVDVAVFPPCLHINQVIDGLKGKSISVGAQNSAVESMQGALTGEIAPSQLVDAGCSLVLVGHSERRQIMGERDGMLNRKFAAAQACGLIPVLCVGETLEQREAGKTLEIVGRQLGSIIEELGVGAFANAVIAYEPVWAIGTGLTATPQQAQDVHKAIREQLAAENSEVARGVRLLYGGSVKAANAVELFGMPDIDGGLIGGASLNADEFGAICRAAGN; encoded by the coding sequence ATGCGTCGCCCTATGGTAGCTGGTAACTGGAAGATGCACGGTACCCGCGCCAGCGTCGCTGAGCTGATCAACGGCCTTCGTCATCTGGCCTTGCCAAGCGGTGTTGATGTCGCGGTGTTCCCGCCTTGCTTGCATATCAATCAGGTGATTGATGGCTTGAAAGGCAAATCGATTTCGGTCGGTGCGCAGAACTCTGCGGTGGAATCCATGCAAGGTGCGTTGACAGGCGAGATTGCGCCGAGTCAGTTGGTGGATGCAGGTTGTTCCCTGGTGCTTGTCGGGCACTCCGAACGCCGCCAGATAATGGGCGAGCGAGACGGAATGCTGAATCGCAAGTTCGCAGCGGCACAGGCATGTGGCTTGATTCCGGTATTGTGTGTGGGGGAGACCCTGGAGCAGCGTGAGGCCGGAAAAACTCTTGAGATTGTCGGGCGTCAGCTGGGCAGTATCATAGAAGAGCTGGGTGTCGGTGCTTTTGCCAACGCAGTGATCGCTTACGAGCCGGTCTGGGCGATTGGTACCGGGCTGACTGCGACGCCGCAACAGGCTCAAGATGTGCATAAAGCCATTCGTGAGCAGTTGGCGGCAGAGAATTCTGAAGTGGCACGAGGTGTGCGGCTTCTATACGGCGGCAGCGTGAAGGCGGCCAATGCGGTCGAACTGTTCGGCATGCCGGATATCGATGGGGGGCTCATTGGTGGAGCTTCCCTGAATGCAGATGAGTTCGGTGCGATCTGTCGCGCCGCGGGAAACTGA
- the secG gene encoding preprotein translocase subunit SecG, with translation MLETVVVVFHLLGALGVVALVLLQQGKGADAGASFGAGASNTVFGSQGSSTFLSKFTAILAAGFFITSLGLGYFAKEKAHQLTQAGLPNPAVLEVPKQQPASDDVPVLQEQKSATPATDVPPAQEQK, from the coding sequence ATGCTGGAAACAGTCGTAGTCGTTTTTCATCTGCTGGGTGCGTTGGGCGTAGTTGCTCTGGTTTTGCTGCAGCAGGGTAAAGGTGCGGACGCTGGCGCGTCTTTCGGAGCAGGTGCTTCAAATACTGTGTTCGGAAGCCAAGGTTCCTCTACCTTTCTTAGTAAGTTTACTGCTATACTTGCCGCCGGTTTCTTCATAACCAGCTTGGGGTTAGGTTACTTTGCTAAAGAGAAGGCTCATCAGCTGACTCAAGCAGGTTTGCCAAACCCGGCAGTATTGGAAGTTCCAAAGCAGCAACCGGCTTCTGATGATGTCCCGGTGCTTCAAGAGCAAAAGTCGGCTACTCCAGCGACTGACGTACCTCCAGCTCAAGAGCAAAAGTAA